The following are encoded together in the Flavobacterium sp. TR2 genome:
- a CDS encoding NAD(P)/FAD-dependent oxidoreductase produces the protein MIKTDILIIGAGPTGLFAVFEAGLLKLKCHILDALPQPGGQLSELYPKKPIYDIPGFPEVLAGDLVDGLMEQIKQFEPGFTLGERAETVEKQEDGTFIVTSNKGTKFHAPVIAIAGGLGSFEPRKPLIEDIEFYEDKGVKYFIKNPEKFRDKRVVIAGGGDSALDWSIFLANVASEVTLIHRRNEFRGALDSVEKVQELKSAGKIKLITPAEVVGINGAEHVESLDIEENGAHRKIETDYFIPLFGLTPKLGPIGDWGLEIEKNAIKVNNALDYQTNIPGIFAIGDVNTYPGKLKLILCGFHEATLMCQAAYSIINPGKKYVLKYTTVSGVDGFDGTRKEAPKAVVKAIV, from the coding sequence ATGATTAAAACAGATATACTTATAATTGGAGCAGGACCAACAGGTTTATTTGCCGTATTCGAGGCAGGATTGTTAAAATTAAAATGCCACATTTTAGATGCGCTTCCACAACCAGGAGGACAACTATCAGAGTTATATCCAAAAAAACCAATTTACGATATTCCTGGATTCCCAGAAGTATTAGCCGGAGATTTAGTTGACGGGTTAATGGAGCAAATCAAGCAATTTGAACCAGGATTTACTTTAGGAGAACGTGCTGAAACAGTTGAAAAGCAAGAAGACGGAACTTTTATTGTAACATCAAACAAAGGAACTAAATTTCACGCGCCGGTTATCGCAATCGCTGGAGGTTTAGGAAGTTTCGAGCCTCGTAAACCACTTATCGAAGATATCGAGTTTTATGAAGATAAAGGAGTAAAATACTTCATCAAAAATCCGGAGAAATTCAGAGATAAAAGAGTTGTAATTGCAGGAGGAGGAGATTCAGCATTAGACTGGTCAATTTTCTTAGCAAATGTAGCTTCAGAAGTAACTTTAATTCACCGTAGAAACGAATTTAGAGGAGCTTTAGACTCAGTAGAAAAAGTACAGGAACTAAAATCAGCGGGAAAAATCAAATTAATCACTCCAGCAGAAGTAGTTGGAATCAATGGAGCAGAGCACGTTGAGTCATTAGACATCGAAGAAAACGGAGCACACCGCAAAATCGAAACCGATTATTTTATTCCACTTTTTGGATTAACGCCAAAATTAGGTCCAATCGGCGATTGGGGACTAGAAATCGAGAAAAACGCCATTAAAGTAAATAATGCCTTAGATTACCAGACAAACATTCCTGGAATCTTTGCCATTGGAGACGTAAACACCTATCCAGGGAAATTAAAGTTGATTCTTTGCGGATTCCACGAAGCGACTTTAATGTGTCAGGCTGCTTATTCAATCATCAACCCAGGTAAAAAATACGTATTAAAATATACAACAGTATCAGGAGTAGACGGTTTCGACGGAACACGTAAAGAAGCACCAAAAGCGGTTGTGAAGGCGATAGTTTAA
- a CDS encoding homocysteine S-methyltransferase family protein, which produces MAITIQEAIKKNILILDGAMGTMLQRYNFSEEDFRGERFKDFPHPLKGNNDLLSLTQPQAIRAVHAAYYEAGADIVETNTFSGTTIGMADYHMEDLVYELNYESAKIAREVADEFTAKNPDKPRFVAGSIGPTNRTASMSPDVNDPGYRAVTFDDLRIAYKEQVEALMDGGCDLLLVETIFDTLNAKAALFAIEEVKEERNLDIPIMVSGTITDASGRTLSGQTVEAFLISVSHIPLLSVGFNCALGADLLKPYLKTLAHNTSFNVSAHPNAGLPNAFGQYDETPEQTQALIKEYLEDNLINIIGGCCGTTPDHIRLIAEVAKDYKPRVAPVFE; this is translated from the coding sequence ATGGCAATAACAATTCAAGAAGCAATAAAAAAAAATATCCTAATCCTCGACGGAGCAATGGGAACAATGCTGCAACGCTATAATTTCTCAGAAGAAGATTTCAGAGGAGAGCGTTTCAAGGATTTCCCGCATCCGTTAAAAGGAAACAACGATTTACTATCCCTAACACAACCGCAAGCGATTCGTGCTGTGCACGCCGCATATTACGAAGCAGGTGCAGACATCGTAGAAACCAATACCTTTTCAGGAACAACAATTGGTATGGCCGATTATCATATGGAAGATTTGGTTTACGAGTTAAACTACGAATCGGCAAAAATCGCCAGAGAAGTTGCGGATGAATTCACAGCAAAAAATCCAGACAAACCACGTTTTGTAGCTGGTTCAATTGGACCAACGAACCGTACGGCAAGTATGTCGCCAGATGTAAACGATCCGGGTTACAGAGCCGTAACGTTTGACGATTTACGAATTGCTTACAAAGAACAGGTAGAAGCTCTTATGGACGGTGGTTGCGATTTGCTTTTAGTAGAAACAATTTTCGATACTTTAAATGCAAAAGCAGCGCTTTTTGCGATCGAAGAAGTTAAGGAAGAACGCAATCTGGATATTCCAATCATGGTTTCGGGAACGATTACCGATGCTTCAGGAAGAACACTTTCTGGACAGACCGTTGAAGCGTTTCTGATTTCAGTCTCGCATATTCCGTTGTTAAGTGTAGGATTCAATTGCGCTCTTGGTGCCGATTTGCTAAAACCATATTTAAAAACATTAGCACACAATACAAGCTTTAATGTTTCAGCACATCCAAATGCAGGATTACCAAATGCATTCGGACAATACGATGAAACACCAGAACAAACTCAGGCGTTAATCAAAGAATATTTAGAAGATAATTTAATCAACATAATTGGCGGTTGTTGCGGAACAACTCCAGATCATATTCGATTGATTGCTGAGGTTGCGAAGGATTATAAACCACGCGTGGCGCCGGTTTTTGAATAA
- the metH gene encoding methionine synthase, which yields MTEKRRDLVLSGLEPLIITPESVFVNVGERTNVTGSRKFLRLIKEEKYDEALDIARQQVEGGAQIIDINMDEGMLDGVTAMTKFLNLIAAEPDISRVPIMIDSSKWEIIEAGLKVVQGKSVVNSISLKEGEEAFIHHAKLIKRYGAAAIVMAFDEVGQADNYDRRVEICQRSYDILVNKVDFPPQDIIFDLNIFPVATGMEEHRLNALDFFRGTKWVRENLPHAHISGGVSNVSFSFRGNDVVREAMHSVFLYHAIKNGMTMGIVNPEMLTIYDDIPKDLLEHVEDVILDRRDDATERLLDFAENVKGEAKSDEKAVQEWRLGSVQDRITHSLVKGIDAFIEEDVEEARLAATKPIEVIEINLMAGMNVVGDLFGSGKMFLPQVVKSARVMKKAVAYLLPFIEESKQAGDKQGNGKILMATVKGDVHDIGKNIVSVVLACNNYEIVDLGVMVPPEKIISAAIEHEVDIIGLSGLITPSLDEMVYLAKELDKQDIKIPIMIGGATTSRAHTAVKIAPQYRETVIHVNDASRAVTVAGNLLDHNRKIYAADIRAEYDSFRETFLNRSRDKNFLTIEDARKNKLPLDWSEYTPVKPKVIGAQTIEVELDVLVPYIDWTPFFQTWELYGKYPAILTDEVVGEQATSVFNDAQAMLKVILEEKKLKAKGIYGIFPANQVNDDDIELRDENGKVLEKFLTLRQQSQKTKGAPNIALADFILPKESGVEDYMGAFCVTTGFGVDEWAAEYEKNLDDYNSIMVKALADRFAEAFAEYLHERVRKDFWGYDSEESLTNEELIKENYKGIRPAPGYPACPDHLEKPTIWKLLDVEKQIGVKLTESMAMWPASSVSGYYFGNPKSRYFGLGKIKEDQVTDYAKRRNVPLDYAMKWLNPNIAD from the coding sequence ATGACAGAAAAAAGAAGAGACCTTGTATTATCAGGATTAGAACCGTTGATTATTACGCCGGAAAGTGTTTTTGTGAATGTTGGTGAGCGTACAAACGTAACAGGTTCAAGAAAATTCCTGAGACTAATCAAGGAAGAGAAATACGACGAGGCACTTGATATTGCAAGACAGCAGGTAGAAGGTGGAGCACAAATCATCGATATTAATATGGATGAAGGAATGCTTGACGGAGTTACGGCAATGACTAAATTTTTGAATTTAATTGCTGCAGAACCAGACATTTCGAGAGTGCCAATTATGATTGACAGTTCGAAATGGGAAATCATCGAAGCAGGTCTAAAGGTAGTACAGGGAAAAAGTGTCGTAAACTCGATTTCGCTGAAAGAAGGAGAAGAAGCCTTTATTCATCACGCCAAATTAATCAAACGTTACGGAGCGGCAGCAATTGTTATGGCTTTTGACGAAGTGGGGCAGGCCGATAATTACGATCGTAGAGTTGAGATTTGTCAGCGTTCGTATGATATTTTGGTCAATAAAGTAGATTTTCCTCCTCAGGATATTATTTTCGATTTGAATATTTTTCCGGTTGCAACCGGAATGGAAGAGCATAGATTGAACGCTTTGGACTTCTTTAGAGGAACAAAATGGGTTCGCGAGAATCTTCCGCACGCGCACATCAGCGGTGGTGTGAGTAACGTTTCGTTCTCATTTAGAGGAAACGATGTGGTTCGTGAAGCGATGCACTCGGTATTCCTATACCACGCGATTAAAAACGGAATGACAATGGGAATCGTAAACCCAGAAATGTTGACGATTTACGATGATATTCCGAAAGATTTATTAGAACACGTTGAAGACGTAATTTTAGACAGACGCGACGATGCTACAGAACGACTTTTAGATTTTGCAGAAAATGTAAAAGGCGAAGCAAAAAGCGATGAAAAAGCTGTTCAGGAATGGCGTTTAGGATCGGTTCAGGATCGTATTACGCATTCATTGGTAAAAGGAATTGATGCTTTTATTGAAGAAGATGTTGAAGAAGCGCGTCTGGCCGCAACAAAACCAATCGAGGTTATCGAAATCAATTTGATGGCCGGAATGAATGTGGTTGGAGATTTATTCGGAAGCGGGAAAATGTTCCTGCCACAGGTAGTAAAATCGGCTCGTGTAATGAAAAAAGCGGTGGCTTATTTATTGCCGTTTATTGAAGAAAGCAAACAGGCGGGAGACAAACAAGGAAACGGAAAAATCCTGATGGCAACCGTAAAAGGTGATGTTCATGATATTGGAAAAAACATCGTTTCGGTAGTTTTGGCTTGTAATAATTATGAGATTGTTGACTTAGGAGTAATGGTTCCTCCTGAAAAAATTATTTCGGCTGCGATTGAACATGAAGTTGACATTATTGGATTAAGCGGACTGATCACACCTTCGCTTGACGAAATGGTGTATTTGGCCAAAGAATTAGACAAACAAGATATTAAAATTCCAATTATGATTGGTGGAGCAACCACTTCGCGTGCGCATACGGCCGTGAAAATTGCACCTCAATACAGAGAAACCGTAATTCACGTAAACGATGCTTCAAGAGCCGTTACCGTTGCAGGAAACCTGTTGGATCATAATAGAAAAATATACGCAGCAGATATTCGCGCAGAATACGATTCGTTCAGAGAAACGTTTTTAAACCGTTCAAGAGACAAAAACTTCTTGACGATTGAAGATGCCCGTAAAAACAAATTGCCGTTGGATTGGTCTGAATATACGCCAGTTAAACCAAAAGTAATTGGCGCGCAAACCATCGAAGTCGAATTGGATGTTTTGGTTCCGTATATCGACTGGACACCATTTTTCCAGACTTGGGAATTGTACGGAAAATATCCGGCAATTTTAACGGATGAGGTTGTGGGCGAGCAAGCGACATCTGTTTTTAACGATGCTCAGGCGATGCTGAAAGTGATTTTAGAAGAGAAAAAATTAAAAGCAAAAGGTATTTACGGAATTTTCCCTGCAAATCAGGTAAATGATGACGATATCGAATTGCGTGATGAAAACGGAAAAGTTTTGGAGAAATTCTTAACGCTTCGTCAGCAGTCGCAAAAAACAAAAGGCGCTCCAAATATTGCGTTAGCCGATTTTATTTTGCCAAAAGAAAGCGGAGTAGAAGATTATATGGGAGCTTTTTGCGTAACCACAGGTTTTGGTGTTGATGAATGGGCTGCTGAATACGAAAAGAATTTAGACGATTACAATTCGATTATGGTAAAAGCACTTGCGGATCGTTTTGCTGAGGCTTTCGCCGAATATCTTCACGAGCGAGTGCGTAAAGATTTCTGGGGTTACGACAGCGAAGAATCTTTAACCAACGAAGAATTGATCAAAGAAAATTATAAAGGAATCCGTCCTGCGCCAGGTTATCCGGCTTGTCCAGATCACTTAGAGAAACCAACGATTTGGAAACTTTTAGATGTTGAAAAGCAAATAGGAGTGAAATTGACAGAAAGTATGGCAATGTGGCCAGCTTCATCGGTTTCAGGATATTATTTCGGAAACCCAAAAAGCCGCTATTTCGGACTCGGAAAAATAAAAGAAGATCAGGTTACAGATTACGCTAAACGCCGAAATGTACCGCTTGATTACGCAATGAAATGGTTAAACCCTAATATAGCAGATTAA
- the metF gene encoding methylenetetrahydrofolate reductase [NAD(P)H] — MKVTEHIENAKGKTLFSFEIIPPQKGKSIQELYDNIDPLMEFNPPFIDVTTSREEYIYIDRGNGLLDKKLTRMRPGTLGICASIKHKYNVDTVPHLLCGGFTKEETEYMLVDCHYLGINNVMALRGDAMKDEQSFTPKVGGNHYAIDLVKQINDLNCGKYLHEVMDADNKADFCIGVAGYPEKHLESPSLQSDLKRLKEKVDAGADYVVTQMFFDNAKYFAFVEKAREMGITIPIIPGIKPIAVQRHLQVLPQIFRIDLPEDLIDAVDKCKNNAEIKQVGIEWAIQQSLELKAAGVPFLHYYSMGKSENIRQIASQVF, encoded by the coding sequence ATGAAAGTAACAGAACATATAGAAAACGCCAAAGGAAAAACATTATTCTCATTTGAAATTATTCCGCCTCAGAAGGGGAAAAGCATTCAGGAATTATACGATAATATCGATCCGTTGATGGAGTTTAATCCGCCGTTTATTGATGTGACGACCTCTCGCGAGGAGTACATTTACATTGACCGCGGTAACGGACTTTTGGATAAAAAATTGACTCGTATGCGTCCGGGAACGCTTGGAATTTGCGCTTCTATAAAACATAAATACAATGTTGATACGGTTCCGCATTTGCTTTGCGGCGGTTTTACCAAAGAAGAGACTGAGTATATGCTTGTTGACTGTCATTATTTAGGAATCAACAACGTAATGGCGCTTCGCGGAGACGCTATGAAAGATGAACAGTCTTTTACGCCAAAAGTTGGAGGAAATCATTACGCAATTGATTTGGTGAAACAAATTAATGATTTGAATTGCGGAAAATATCTGCATGAGGTAATGGATGCCGACAACAAAGCCGATTTCTGCATTGGAGTTGCTGGTTATCCAGAGAAACATTTAGAATCACCATCTTTACAATCTGATTTAAAAAGATTAAAAGAAAAGGTCGATGCGGGAGCAGATTACGTCGTGACACAAATGTTTTTTGACAATGCGAAATATTTTGCTTTCGTAGAAAAAGCAAGAGAAATGGGCATCACAATTCCGATTATTCCCGGAATCAAGCCAATTGCTGTTCAAAGGCATTTACAAGTTCTGCCGCAAATTTTCAGAATCGATTTGCCAGAAGATTTGATCGATGCCGTAGACAAATGCAAAAACAACGCTGAAATCAAACAAGTCGGAATCGAATGGGCGATTCAGCAGTCATTAGAATTGAAAGCTGCCGGAGTTCCGTTTTTACACTATTATTCAATGGGTAAATCTGAGAACATCCGACAGATTGCAAGCCAGGTTTTTTAA
- a CDS encoding class I SAM-dependent methyltransferase: MKPEELQAIASQLKHPSGEKGIEMANMMNETNINMTKHSIQNLNISSENRILELGHGNAGHVEFLFEQAEKLKYYGLEMSELMFQEARQINRNFVSQKQAFFSLYDGNAVPFEDGLFDKIFTVNTLYFWQKPEELLAEIYRVLKPGGNFCLTFAEEDFMKKLPFTQFEFELYSTEKAQKLIRKSDFKIVYTETQTEKVKSKTGELVDRAFTTIVLEK, from the coding sequence ATGAAACCAGAAGAATTACAAGCCATAGCCTCTCAATTAAAACATCCATCGGGAGAAAAAGGAATCGAAATGGCCAATATGATGAACGAAACGAACATCAATATGACCAAACATTCGATTCAGAATCTGAATATTTCAAGCGAAAACAGAATTCTGGAACTAGGCCACGGAAACGCGGGCCATGTTGAATTTCTTTTTGAACAAGCTGAAAAATTAAAATACTACGGATTAGAAATGTCAGAACTGATGTTTCAGGAAGCGCGCCAGATCAATCGAAATTTTGTTTCTCAAAAACAGGCTTTCTTTTCGCTTTATGACGGAAACGCAGTTCCGTTTGAAGATGGATTATTCGATAAAATATTCACAGTAAATACCCTTTATTTTTGGCAGAAGCCCGAAGAATTGCTAGCAGAAATCTATAGGGTTTTAAAACCAGGCGGGAATTTCTGTCTGACGTTTGCCGAAGAAGATTTTATGAAAAAATTGCCTTTTACCCAATTCGAATTTGAATTGTACAGCACCGAAAAAGCGCAGAAATTAATCAGAAAATCAGATTTTAAAATCGTATATACCGAAACGCAGACCGAGAAAGTAAAAAGTAAAACTGGCGAATTGGTTGACAGAGCTTTTACCACCATAGTTCTGGAGAAATAG
- a CDS encoding dicarboxylate/amino acid:cation symporter has product MEVKKINFLQSYSSILWLLGGIVAGSIFGLVFGEEVLIIKPLGDIFLNLLFTAIIPLIFFTIGSSIANLERTEKLGKLFVIMLLVFLATILISAIVMICAVYLFPIHEDIAIAKVPFEEVASGSAGDQIAKLLTANDFFELLSRKSMLALIIFSFLVGFATLQSGEKGKAFKSFLDSGNEVMKQLLNIIMKFAPIGLGAYFAYQVGVFGPQLLGVYAKPMAVYYAACVFYFFVFFSLYALVAGGKRAFKVFWSNNIEPSLTAVGTCSSIATIPANLAAAEKMGIPAHVRNLVIPLGAPLHKDGSSMSSILKITFLFAMFGKNFSDPMTILLALGITVVVSIVEGGIPNGGYIGEILAITVYGFPMEQALPVAMILGTLVDPIATLLNANGDVISSMMVSRFSEKTKW; this is encoded by the coding sequence ATGGAAGTTAAGAAAATCAATTTTTTGCAGAGTTACAGCAGTATTTTATGGCTTCTTGGCGGTATTGTAGCAGGAAGTATTTTCGGATTGGTGTTTGGAGAAGAGGTTTTAATCATAAAACCGCTTGGAGATATATTTCTCAACCTACTTTTTACAGCCATTATTCCGCTTATCTTTTTTACGATCGGTTCTTCGATTGCCAATTTGGAGCGGACAGAAAAACTGGGAAAATTGTTTGTGATTATGTTGCTCGTTTTTCTCGCTACAATTTTAATTTCTGCAATTGTTATGATTTGTGCGGTTTATCTTTTTCCAATTCATGAAGATATTGCTATCGCCAAAGTCCCTTTTGAAGAAGTAGCGTCTGGATCGGCAGGAGACCAGATTGCAAAACTGCTTACAGCAAATGATTTCTTCGAATTGCTTTCTCGAAAAAGTATGCTAGCGCTAATAATTTTTTCTTTCTTAGTAGGCTTTGCAACTTTGCAATCTGGTGAAAAGGGAAAAGCTTTCAAAAGTTTTTTAGATTCAGGAAACGAGGTAATGAAACAGCTTTTGAACATCATCATGAAGTTTGCACCAATTGGTTTGGGAGCGTATTTTGCATATCAGGTTGGTGTTTTTGGACCGCAACTGCTAGGAGTTTATGCAAAACCTATGGCAGTTTATTATGCAGCTTGTGTTTTCTACTTTTTTGTGTTCTTTAGTTTGTATGCATTAGTCGCTGGCGGAAAAAGAGCTTTTAAAGTTTTTTGGAGCAACAATATAGAGCCGTCATTAACGGCAGTCGGGACCTGCAGCAGTATTGCAACCATTCCGGCCAACTTAGCGGCAGCAGAAAAAATGGGAATTCCAGCCCATGTGCGAAATTTAGTTATTCCGTTAGGCGCACCTCTGCACAAGGACGGTTCCAGTATGTCATCTATTTTAAAAATAACCTTTTTGTTTGCCATGTTCGGTAAAAATTTTTCAGATCCGATGACGATTCTTTTGGCACTCGGAATTACAGTTGTAGTTTCAATTGTTGAAGGAGGAATTCCGAATGGGGGATACATTGGCGAAATCTTAGCCATTACGGTTTATGGCTTCCCGATGGAGCAGGCACTTCCTGTCGCGATGATTTTAGGAACTTTAGTAGATCCGATAGCGACTTTATTAAATGCAAACGGAGACGTAATCAGTTCTATGATGGTTTCCCGATTTTCGGAGAAAACCAAATGGTAG
- a CDS encoding pyridoxal phosphate-dependent decarboxylase family protein, which produces MNSILQHDLNNFENILEETKQQGVDFLNAIESVPTSNTYSIDPKTVLNELGLGSIEALKEFNERLAPLMVSSPGPRYWGFVTGGSTPASIVGDWLASVYDQNTQAVKAQGGASALIEFETINLLLQLLDLPDSFLGGFVTGATMSNFTSLGVARQWFGHQFGKDFAKNGISETVNILTATPHSSSVKCLSLLGIGSQNYTVVKTIEGNREALDITDLEEKIKTLNGKPFILISSAGTVNTADFDDFEAIAELKGKYNFWWHIDGAFGGFAAVSDKYKHLVKGWEGADSIAIDCHKWLNVPYESAFFLTKKDHINLQIETFQNSNAPYLGNPLENFNYLNVLPENSRRLRALPAWFSLKAYGKEGYRDIIEDSAALALHFGNALIENDFELLAPIRLNNVCFTLKGDHNQEKVSQFLSALNDRGKVFMTPTVYQNKKGIRASFVNWRTTENDLRLVIDEMKEVLSEI; this is translated from the coding sequence ATGAATTCAATACTACAGCACGATTTAAACAATTTTGAGAACATCTTAGAAGAAACAAAACAGCAGGGAGTTGATTTTTTGAATGCGATTGAAAGCGTTCCAACGTCTAATACCTATTCTATTGATCCTAAAACGGTATTAAACGAGTTAGGTTTAGGATCAATTGAAGCCTTAAAAGAATTTAATGAAAGACTGGCTCCCTTGATGGTTTCTTCGCCTGGTCCTAGATATTGGGGGTTTGTAACAGGCGGTTCTACACCCGCATCTATCGTGGGCGATTGGCTGGCTTCTGTTTATGATCAAAATACCCAAGCAGTAAAAGCGCAAGGAGGAGCATCGGCATTAATAGAATTTGAAACCATCAATTTATTATTGCAGCTGTTAGATCTTCCGGACTCATTTTTAGGCGGATTTGTTACAGGTGCTACAATGTCAAACTTTACTTCGCTTGGCGTTGCCAGACAATGGTTTGGCCATCAGTTCGGAAAAGATTTTGCTAAAAACGGAATTTCAGAAACGGTTAATATTCTAACCGCAACTCCGCATTCTTCTTCTGTAAAATGTTTGTCGCTTTTAGGAATTGGAAGCCAGAATTATACGGTTGTAAAAACAATTGAAGGCAATCGTGAGGCTTTGGATATTACTGATTTAGAGGAAAAAATTAAAACTTTAAACGGAAAGCCTTTTATTCTGATTTCGAGTGCAGGAACTGTAAATACGGCCGATTTTGACGATTTTGAAGCTATTGCAGAACTAAAAGGGAAATACAATTTCTGGTGGCATATTGACGGTGCATTTGGTGGATTTGCAGCGGTTTCAGATAAATACAAACATTTAGTAAAGGGTTGGGAAGGAGCAGACAGTATTGCGATCGATTGCCATAAATGGCTAAACGTGCCTTACGAAAGTGCTTTCTTTCTGACTAAAAAAGACCATATAAATCTGCAGATTGAAACATTTCAGAATTCGAATGCGCCTTATTTAGGAAATCCGCTGGAAAATTTTAATTATCTAAATGTGCTTCCGGAAAATTCACGCCGTTTGCGTGCGCTGCCTGCTTGGTTTTCGCTTAAAGCGTACGGAAAAGAAGGTTACAGAGATATTATTGAAGACAGTGCTGCCTTGGCATTGCATTTTGGAAATGCTTTGATAGAAAATGATTTTGAGCTGTTAGCGCCAATCCGTTTAAATAATGTCTGCTTTACGCTCAAAGGAGATCACAATCAGGAAAAAGTAAGCCAGTTTTTATCTGCTTTGAATGATAGAGGAAAAGTGTTTATGACACCAACGGTATATCAAAATAAAAAAGGAATCAGAGCTTCTTTTGTGAATTGGCGAACAACCGAAAATGATCTGAGACTTGTAATTGATGAAATGAAAGAAGTGCTTTCAGAAATATAA